Part of the Gemmatimonadaceae bacterium genome, GGCGTCGACCTGGTAGAAGACCACCTTCTCGCGTCCCTCGGCATCCTCGATCGCCTGGACGTCACCCTGCAGCATGTAGCTGGCGCCGCTCTCCTTGCCGATGCGGGCGCGGGTCTCGGCGCTGGCATTGGCCTGCTGGTCCTCACGCTCGTCGCGCACCTCGGCGCGCTCGTCGCGGCTGGCGACGAGGCGCACGCGGCCGCTGTTCACGTACGCGCGCTCGAGGTCCTTCACGAAGGTGCCGATCGGCACGTGCTCGAGGGTGCGGTTCCTGAAGGTGCCGACGATGACCGTAGGCGGCGTGCCGCCGTGCGCGGAGGCGTACTGCGCGCTCCACTGGCCGGTGAACGTCTGGTCGATGAGCGCATTGGCGACGAGCTTCGAGTCGACGTCGTTCCATCGACCGGAGAGGTCGGTGACGCTCGCCGGGTCGACGCGACTCACGCGCTTGTTGTTGCAGCCGGCAAGGGCAATGGCCGCCAGGCCAAGTGCCGCGGCGCGGCGCAGGGTGAATGGCAGGGAGGTGGTCATGACGTGCTCCTGAAGGGGCGAACGGTCGGAGTCGAGGCCGGGTGCTG contains:
- a CDS encoding penicillin-binding protein activator LpoB — encoded protein: MTTSLPFTLRRAAALGLAAIALAGCNNKRVSRVDPASVTDLSGRWNDVDSKLVANALIDQTFTGQWSAQYASAHGGTPPTVIVGTFRNRTLEHVPIGTFVKDLERAYVNSGRVRLVASRDERAEVRDEREDQQANASAETRARIGKESGASYMLQGDVQAIEDAEGREKVVFYQVDAFLVDLESNQKVWIGQHKIKKYIDRRRIGW